Below is a genomic region from Raphanus sativus cultivar WK10039 chromosome 4, ASM80110v3, whole genome shotgun sequence.
TAATCCTTATGTTTTCTTTCACCAATGCATCCTCCTAAACAGCCACACAAACTCAGTTTTGTTTTCCATCAATTAacttcaattaaaaaaaaatttacaccTTAGAAGCCGCTGACATGTAAAGAGCATACTCTTCATACACTTCATCTAACACTTCACCTTTCTCCAACTCAACTTCAGTTATGAGTTTCTTCAGTAACTTTTTCGCGTATGATGCGTTACCATTGGCAGCCTACATACACATCAATACTattcaaagtttcaaactttctcTTACTAGTCCATAAAGTGAACAGAGCAGAGACTTTACTTACAGCTTTGACGCAAACCTCCCACAGAAACCTCTGGACACTCTCCGTAAGTGATCCTCCGGAACACCCTCTacacaaaaaaagagaaagtaaGAACAAATCAAACAAAGTAGCTCACGGCGGCGACGGCGGCGGAAGTGACGGTGGTGTATACCTCGCGAGAGCAATGACGGAGTCCACCGGTTCCATTGCGAGGAAAGCAGATAGTACATGAAGGTACTGCTGTGACTCTGCCTCCGTCGAGTTCTCGCTCGCCGCCATGACTTCGCCGTGCCAAGCTCGGAGAATCACTTAGCAGTTAGTATTTAAACTTTGGGCTTAATGGGCCTGGAATCATTTGGGCCGTATGCATAAATATCCATTAAATAGCCTCGAAAGTACTAGATTACCCCTTCGCCTTACACCTTTTGTCTTCCTAGTTTACCTTCAGCTAGTTACAACTTCTTATCCATTTCAAAGCTATGATGAAATCTTCTtctatcttcttcctctccaCATGGGCATTCTACTTCACTCCCTCCTCTCTCTTCATCCACCGAAACTCAAACCCCTAAACCTTAATAAACCCAAGAGTCTATCTCCTCTCGAACCTTCTGCATCTCTTAAAGTCCCCACCTTTCGGAGAGATGTGGTGCTTAGAACATCATCTCTCTGTTTCGTCTCCTTCATACTCCAGAACCCACTTCTGGAGTCATTAGCCGATCCTTCGAAGTCTCCCCCCAAACCGGCTAGACTCGCCATTGCCAATACCAACTCTTGGTTCCAGTACTTTGGCGATGGGTTCTCCATCAGGGTTCCACCTCAGTTTATTGACTTCACAGAGCCTGAGGTGTGTGTTTCTCTGTCACTAAGTATCTTGTGAATGCGAATTAATGAGTGTAGTCTCGTTTAGTATCATGCAAAGGCTGCTCATTTGGTTAAAGTTGTAGACTTTGTTGTTTATGGATGAAAAGTAAGAGTTGACGTTGGTGAAGTTATAGGACAAAGTACGATTCTTTTGTAGTCTCTAATTAGTTAGTGAGTGAGAACACTTATCTAGCTGACAAGATGGGTCTAATTCAATGGTTgtttaatctaatttgattggttCGTTGAAGAGGTTTTGTTACAATGAACTACGTGTTTTGATAACCTGCTGAGTTCTAGTAATGAAGTCTGGATTTTAGAAAACTGGttcgactcttttttttttctagatgaAAGGATCTATTGTTCTTGACATTGTGTGTTTACCTCATGTTTTAGGATTACTCTGCAGGATTGTCTCTCTATGGGGACAAGGCAAAGCCAAAGACTTTTGCTGCCCGTTTCGCATCTCCTGATGGGTATTTGTTTTCCCTCTTCCCTCGCTAACCAACCTTTTGGATTCTAATGCAAGTTTCCCATCAGAAAACTTGTGTGAAAAAATCAATCTGTTGATGGTGCAGATCAGAAGTTGTGAGTGTGGTCATTCGCCCTTCAAATTCCCTTAAGATCACTTTCTTAGAGGTTTCCACCAAAAACATTTCCTTTTACAAGTTTTACGTTTTCTCTATTTTTGAGAAGTTTACTTGTCCGTAGAGCTAATCAGATATTCGTTGATTTAATTAGGCTAAAGATATATCTGCGCTGGGATCACTGAAGGAAGCTGCAAGAATCTTTGTTCCAGGTTCTTTTAAATCATATGCATGTTGGAAAACCACTTGCAATCTTGTCTTTGAAATCCTTTTGTTTTGGTTCTGGTAATTGTTTGTTAATATCTTCAACCACAAGCAGGTGCG
It encodes:
- the LOC108848352 gene encoding uncharacterized protein LOC108848352 — encoded protein: MGILLHSLLSLHPPKLKPLNLNKPKSLSPLEPSASLKVPTFRRDVVLRTSSLCFVSFILQNPLLESLADPSKSPPKPARLAIANTNSWFQYFGDGFSIRVPPQFIDFTEPEDYSAGLSLYGDKAKPKTFAARFASPDGSEVVSVVIRPSNSLKITFLEAKDISALGSLKEAARIFVPGAATIYSARTIKVKEEEGFRNYYLYEFGRDEERIALVAAVNRGRVFIAGAAAPESKWKEDELKLRSAAISLTLL